One genomic segment of Spirochaetota bacterium includes these proteins:
- a CDS encoding DUF5329 family protein has protein sequence MMGRSMSIARRTIYLLLMAALVPLKAPAMTEQEKIRALLDRVEASGLVFIRNGTEYSSREARKHLELKLSKAGSAIRTAEQFITHIASGSTWSGAPYYIKLRDGSVVKSADWLRKNLAGLERKRR, from the coding sequence ATGATGGGAAGGAGCATGTCGATAGCAAGGCGCACCATATATCTTCTCCTCATGGCCGCCCTGGTCCCATTGAAGGCCCCGGCCATGACCGAGCAGGAGAAGATTCGGGCCCTCCTCGACAGGGTGGAAGCATCGGGCCTGGTCTTCATACGAAACGGCACCGAGTACTCTTCCCGGGAGGCGCGGAAGCACCTGGAGTTGAAGCTCTCCAAGGCCGGGAGCGCCATCAGGACGGCGGAGCAGTTCATAACCCACATTGCCTCCGGATCGACCTGGTCCGGCGCCCCCTATTACATCAAGCTCCGCGACGGCTCCGTCGTGAAATCCGCCGACTGGCTCAGGAAAAACCTCGCCGGCCTGGAGAGGAAGAGGCGTTGA
- a CDS encoding glycogen-binding domain-containing protein, protein MNYKAIAVLASILLLAFNNDEGAGRSIYYNSLKFLSHADGPQKVNLIYSGKRPGQSTLDSFGTLFTYKNRGARGVQITGSFSRWKPVPMTRSDSGIWYYFLPADESGRGITYKYIVDGILIRDPLNPDRVDDRMGSYLSVADPAVKTEGKHVTWRKIGNNTVEFRLYRPEAGFVSLVGDFNNWNPEDDLLSRGSNGIWRLRKKLFRGVYRYKFIVDGEWLPDMYNSRSASDDTGEVCSVIEIK, encoded by the coding sequence ATGAATTATAAAGCCATCGCGGTCCTGGCATCGATCCTCCTGCTTGCCTTTAACAACGATGAGGGAGCCGGAAGGTCCATATATTATAACTCGCTGAAATTCCTGAGCCATGCCGACGGCCCGCAGAAGGTGAATTTGATTTATTCGGGAAAGCGGCCGGGACAGAGCACCCTCGACTCCTTCGGGACACTGTTCACCTACAAGAACAGGGGGGCCCGTGGGGTCCAGATAACGGGCAGCTTCAGCCGATGGAAGCCGGTACCGATGACCCGGAGCGACAGCGGCATCTGGTATTATTTTCTCCCTGCGGACGAAAGCGGCAGGGGAATAACCTACAAGTACATTGTCGACGGCATCCTGATACGGGACCCCCTGAATCCCGACAGGGTGGATGACCGCATGGGTTCGTATCTCTCCGTGGCCGATCCCGCGGTGAAAACCGAGGGAAAGCATGTCACCTGGCGGAAGATCGGAAATAACACCGTGGAATTCAGGCTCTACCGCCCGGAAGCGGGCTTTGTTTCACTGGTCGGCGATTTCAACAACTGGAACCCCGAGGATGATCTTCTCAGCAGGGGAAGCAATGGCATCTGGCGCCTGAGGAAAAAGCTGTTCCGGGGCGTGTACCGGTACAAGTTCATCGTCGACGGCGAATGGCTGCCCGATATGTACAACTCGCGATCCGCCTCCGATGACACGGGCGAGGTCTGCTCGGTTATCGAGATCAAGTGA
- a CDS encoding phenylacetate--CoA ligase: MFWKKELETIDRKSLEELQYKKLSAALRSAASTPFYKKVFTENNVDIDRITSLDHLKDLPFTTKADLRLSYPDGMVAVPRSDIVRLHASSGTTGKSTVIFYTARDIADWADLIARSMMATGTTRDDVFQNMMGYGLFTGGLGLHYGAERLGCMVIPASSGNSLKQIQLMQDFRTTVIHITPSYALHLGDVVAEQGVRTPDLGVRRAYLGAEPYSEETRNKIQEQWGLAAYNSYGLSEMNGPGVAFECEHRDGMHLWEDFYIMEIIDPDSGERLPDGDAGELVITHINREAMPIIRYRTRDLTRIIPEQCRCGRTHRRIERIKGRTDDMLIVGGVNVFPSQIESVLMKIPEVGNNYQIVLDRHENLDRLHIRVELYSKMFQGDLGGLNRLKKKLVEELKALITVNPRIELLEPGSLPPSTGKAVRVIDNRKI; encoded by the coding sequence ATGTTCTGGAAAAAAGAGTTGGAAACCATTGACCGGAAATCGCTTGAGGAGCTTCAGTATAAAAAGCTGTCCGCCGCGCTGAGGAGCGCCGCTTCAACACCCTTCTATAAAAAGGTGTTCACCGAGAACAACGTCGATATCGACAGGATAACGTCCCTCGATCATCTCAAGGACCTTCCCTTCACCACCAAGGCCGATCTTCGCCTGAGCTATCCCGACGGCATGGTGGCGGTGCCCCGGAGCGACATTGTCCGTCTTCACGCCTCGTCCGGCACCACGGGTAAGTCGACGGTCATCTTCTACACGGCCAGGGACATCGCGGACTGGGCCGACCTGATCGCGCGCTCCATGATGGCCACGGGAACCACCCGTGACGACGTGTTCCAGAACATGATGGGATACGGCCTCTTCACCGGCGGCCTGGGGCTGCACTACGGGGCCGAGCGCCTCGGGTGCATGGTAATCCCGGCGTCGTCCGGGAACAGCCTGAAGCAGATCCAGCTCATGCAGGATTTCCGCACCACGGTGATCCATATCACCCCGAGCTACGCCCTCCACCTGGGCGACGTGGTGGCGGAGCAGGGGGTGCGCACGCCGGACCTGGGCGTGCGGCGGGCGTACCTGGGAGCCGAGCCCTATTCCGAGGAAACGCGGAACAAGATACAGGAACAGTGGGGGCTGGCGGCGTACAACTCCTACGGCCTGTCGGAGATGAACGGCCCCGGCGTCGCCTTCGAGTGCGAGCACCGTGACGGCATGCACCTGTGGGAGGACTTCTACATCATGGAGATCATCGATCCAGATAGCGGCGAGAGGCTGCCGGACGGCGATGCCGGCGAGCTGGTCATCACCCACATCAACCGGGAGGCGATGCCCATCATCCGCTACCGGACGCGGGACCTCACCCGGATCATACCCGAGCAGTGCCGCTGCGGGAGAACGCACCGCCGCATCGAGCGCATCAAGGGCCGCACCGACGACATGCTCATCGTGGGCGGCGTGAACGTTTTTCCGTCGCAGATCGAGTCGGTCCTGATGAAGATACCGGAGGTGGGGAACAACTACCAGATCGTCCTGGACCGCCACGAGAACCTCGACCGGCTCCACATCCGGGTCGAGCTCTATTCGAAAATGTTCCAGGGCGACCTGGGCGGCCTGAACAGGCTCAAGAAAAAGCTCGTGGAGGAGCTGAAGGCGCTCATTACCGTGAATCCGCGCATCGAGCTCCTGGAGCCCGGCTCGCTGCCGCCCAGCACCGGCAAGGCGGTGCGGGTCATCGACAACAGGAAGATATAG
- the trxA gene encoding thioredoxin, translating to MEQLTKETFKEKIFDYEKNTDWNYKGTLPAIIDFYADWCGPCKMVAPVLSELSGEYEGRINIYKVNTDQEPELSGAFGIQSIPSILFIPMGESPRMAAGALPKQAFQEIIKDVLKVN from the coding sequence ATGGAACAGCTGACAAAAGAGACGTTCAAGGAAAAGATATTCGATTACGAGAAGAACACTGACTGGAATTACAAAGGGACCCTTCCGGCGATCATTGATTTTTACGCGGACTGGTGCGGCCCCTGCAAGATGGTGGCCCCGGTTCTCAGCGAGCTGTCCGGTGAATATGAGGGAAGGATCAACATCTACAAGGTCAATACCGACCAGGAGCCTGAGCTGTCCGGCGCTTTCGGCATCCAGAGCATCCCGAGCATCCTGTTCATCCCGATGGGAGAAAGCCCGCGCATGGCGGCGGGAGCTCTTCCGAAACAGGCGTTCCAGGAGATCATCAAGGATGTGCTGAAGGTCAATTGA
- a CDS encoding STAS domain-containing protein: protein MDNISFEAKKNNIIVHASGEWNLGNIKEMEVVFTEILAKKPGMIAINCKNLNGVDSTAIASLVKILRKTKEMNIKLIFFDLSPNIYHTFELMTLNKFFTIMTKSRFDEEFGA from the coding sequence ATGGATAATATCAGCTTTGAGGCAAAGAAAAATAATATTATCGTCCATGCCAGCGGTGAATGGAACCTGGGCAATATTAAAGAGATGGAGGTCGTCTTCACCGAAATCCTGGCGAAAAAGCCGGGAATGATTGCCATAAATTGCAAGAACCTTAACGGCGTGGACTCGACCGCCATCGCATCGCTGGTCAAAATACTGAGAAAAACGAAGGAGATGAACATCAAGCTGATATTCTTTGACCTGAGCCCCAATATCTACCACACCTTCGAGCTCATGACCCTGAACAAGTTCTTCACCATCATGACCAAGAGCAGATTTGACGAAGAGTTCGGCGCATAA
- a CDS encoding sigma-70 family RNA polymerase sigma factor, with protein MLLSKKEREFRKSYSDYYPMILNALYYRVGNREDAEDICHEIFVSFYRKFDEVKEPKKWLIGAMKFCISNYYRKRSGADAEGVDIQDMEDDVHLAFENGFRDIRIIIHDAIEDSGNYRDEKERILFDLIAINRYTYEQAARHLGLTTRQAVYKYGQVTRRILDHLKERGISRIEDLL; from the coding sequence ATGCTGCTCTCAAAAAAAGAAAGGGAATTCAGGAAATCCTACAGCGATTATTATCCGATGATCCTGAATGCCCTGTACTATCGCGTCGGCAACAGGGAGGACGCCGAGGACATCTGTCACGAGATATTCGTGAGCTTTTACCGCAAGTTTGACGAGGTGAAGGAGCCGAAAAAATGGCTCATCGGCGCCATGAAATTCTGCATCTCGAACTATTACCGGAAGCGAAGCGGCGCCGATGCGGAGGGTGTTGATATTCAAGACATGGAAGATGATGTCCATCTCGCCTTCGAAAACGGCTTCAGGGACATCCGCATCATCATCCATGACGCCATTGAGGACAGCGGGAACTACAGGGACGAAAAGGAGCGTATTCTCTTCGATCTTATTGCGATAAACCGTTACACCTATGAACAGGCGGCCCGGCACCTGGGATTGACCACGCGGCAGGCCGTGTACAAGTACGGCCAGGTAACCCGGCGGATCCTGGATCACCTGAAAGAACGCGGCATTTCACGAATAGAGGACCTGCTATGA
- a CDS encoding ACT domain-containing protein — protein MPQQISIFAENKPGKIERISGILGKNNINMRAITIADSGDYGIIKILADRPVDGCKALKDEGIAATLKDIVAVRIDDSPGGLHKASAVLARNDINVEDAYGFTIRGSNEAVFVFQVKDIKKTEKVLEEAGFSLLRENELYFL, from the coding sequence ATGCCGCAACAGATTTCAATCTTCGCAGAAAACAAGCCGGGGAAGATCGAGCGCATCTCCGGCATCCTGGGAAAGAACAACATCAACATGCGGGCCATCACCATTGCCGATTCCGGCGACTACGGCATCATCAAGATTCTCGCTGACCGTCCCGTGGACGGCTGCAAGGCGTTGAAAGACGAGGGGATCGCTGCGACCCTGAAGGACATCGTGGCGGTCCGGATCGACGACAGCCCCGGCGGCCTTCACAAGGCGTCGGCCGTGCTCGCCAGGAACGACATCAACGTGGAGGATGCCTACGGCTTCACGATACGCGGAAGCAACGAGGCCGTGTTCGTGTTCCAGGTGAAGGATATCAAAAAGACCGAGAAGGTACTGGAGGAGGCGGGCTTTTCCCTTCTCCGGGAAAACGAGCTCTATTTTCTCTGA